In a genomic window of Aeromicrobium panaciterrae:
- a CDS encoding MarR family transcriptional regulator has protein sequence MSRAQEDDVDRLIAAWRRERPDMDVSPMQVLSRVTRLALHLDRARKQAFADHDLESSEFDVLSALRRAGKPYQLSPGQLVQETLVTSGTMTNRVDRLVGKGLVERLPDPADRRGVQVRLTAHGRVAVDGAIDSLLEHEHELLDGLSADEAKALADALRTLSRPFDH, from the coding sequence ATGTCCCGCGCGCAGGAAGATGACGTCGATCGGCTCATCGCAGCCTGGCGTCGCGAGCGCCCGGACATGGACGTCTCTCCCATGCAGGTGCTCAGCCGGGTCACTCGCCTCGCGCTGCACCTCGATCGCGCTCGCAAGCAAGCGTTCGCGGATCACGATCTCGAGTCGTCAGAATTCGACGTGCTGTCGGCCCTTCGTCGCGCCGGCAAGCCCTATCAACTGTCCCCCGGACAGCTCGTGCAGGAGACGCTGGTGACCAGCGGCACGATGACCAACCGCGTCGATCGACTGGTCGGCAAGGGCCTCGTCGAGCGCCTTCCCGATCCGGCAGATCGACGAGGCGTACAGGTACGACTGACCGCTCATGGTCGCGTTGCAGTCGATGGCGCAATCGACTCGCTGCTCGAGCACGAGCACGAGCTGCTCGACGGTCTCTCCGCTGACGAAGCCAAGGCGCTCGCCGATGCACTGCGTACGCTTTCGCGCCCCTTCGACCACTGA
- a CDS encoding ABC-F family ATP-binding cassette domain-containing protein — protein sequence MAHLLGVESVGVDFPTKTVFESVTLGIDEGDRIGIVGRNGDGKSTLLSILSGRLEPHSGRVTRRGGVTIGVLDQTDTLDHEQTVGHAVVGDIPEYEWAGDAKIRDVIDGLVADIPWDSEVGTLSGGQRRRIALARLLIGDDDVLFLDEPTNHLDVEGITWLAGHLKTRWARNSGGLLVVTHDRWFLDEICTATWEVHDGIVEPFEGGYAAYILQRVERDRHASATESKRQNLMRKELAWLRRGAPARTAKPKFRIDAANALIENEPPPRNPIELKQMATARLGKDVVDLLDVSVSYGDLNVLRNVEWRIGPGERTGILGANGVGKSTLLNLVIGKGQPTTGRVKRGKTVKVVALTQELNELKEVANDRVSDVIGRQRTAYVSGGKEMTPSQLLERLGFSNAQMATPVRDLSGGQKRRLQLLLILLDEPNVLVLDEPTNDLDTDMLAAMEDLLDGWPGTLLVVSHDRYLLERITDQQYAILDGHFRHLPGGVDQYLRLRKEQDARPTDSGPVAAVSGLSSAELRNTKKEIASIDRKMEKLTARIDALHTEMAQHDPSDVPGLTAMTKEVADLEKQVSDHEHRWIELSELIDA from the coding sequence GTGGCACATCTTCTCGGAGTCGAATCAGTTGGCGTGGATTTTCCGACCAAAACCGTCTTCGAGTCGGTGACACTCGGCATCGACGAGGGTGACCGCATCGGCATTGTCGGCCGCAACGGCGACGGCAAGTCAACTCTGCTGTCGATCCTGTCGGGGCGCCTCGAACCTCACTCAGGCCGCGTGACTCGTCGCGGCGGCGTGACAATCGGTGTGCTCGACCAAACCGACACGCTCGACCACGAGCAGACCGTCGGCCACGCCGTGGTCGGCGATATCCCTGAGTATGAATGGGCTGGCGACGCCAAGATCCGCGACGTCATCGACGGTCTCGTCGCCGACATTCCGTGGGACTCGGAGGTCGGAACGCTGAGTGGTGGCCAGCGCCGCCGCATCGCACTCGCTCGTCTGCTGATCGGCGACGACGACGTGCTCTTCCTCGACGAGCCCACCAACCACCTGGATGTCGAGGGCATCACCTGGCTGGCTGGCCACCTCAAGACGCGTTGGGCGCGCAACTCTGGCGGACTGCTGGTCGTGACACACGACCGGTGGTTCCTCGACGAGATCTGCACGGCGACATGGGAGGTGCACGACGGGATCGTCGAGCCCTTCGAAGGTGGCTACGCGGCATACATCTTGCAGCGGGTCGAGCGCGACCGGCATGCGTCGGCGACGGAGTCCAAGCGACAAAACCTCATGCGCAAGGAGCTCGCCTGGCTCCGCCGCGGTGCACCGGCGCGTACGGCGAAGCCAAAGTTCCGTATCGATGCCGCCAACGCGCTGATCGAGAACGAGCCGCCGCCGCGCAACCCGATCGAGCTCAAGCAGATGGCGACCGCCCGACTGGGCAAGGACGTTGTCGACCTGCTCGACGTGTCGGTCTCATACGGTGACCTCAACGTTCTCCGCAATGTCGAGTGGCGCATCGGACCGGGCGAACGTACCGGCATCCTCGGAGCCAACGGCGTTGGCAAGTCGACTCTGCTCAACCTCGTGATCGGCAAGGGGCAGCCGACGACCGGACGGGTCAAGCGCGGCAAGACCGTCAAGGTTGTGGCGCTGACCCAGGAGCTCAACGAGCTCAAGGAGGTCGCCAACGACCGCGTCAGCGATGTCATCGGCCGCCAGCGCACCGCCTATGTCTCGGGCGGCAAGGAGATGACTCCTTCACAGCTGCTCGAGCGACTCGGCTTCTCCAACGCGCAGATGGCCACGCCCGTACGTGATCTGTCCGGTGGGCAGAAGCGTCGCCTCCAGCTCTTGCTGATCCTGCTCGACGAGCCCAACGTGCTGGTGCTCGATGAGCCGACCAACGATCTCGACACCGACATGCTTGCCGCGATGGAGGATCTCCTCGACGGGTGGCCTGGAACGCTGCTCGTCGTCTCGCACGACCGCTATCTGCTCGAGCGCATCACCGATCAGCAGTACGCAATCCTCGACGGTCACTTCCGGCACCTGCCCGGCGGCGTCGACCAGTACCTGCGACTTCGCAAGGAGCAGGACGCCCGGCCAACAGACAGCGGCCCAGTCGCCGCCGTATCTGGTCTATCGAGCGCCGAGCTGCGCAACACCAAGAAGGAAATCGCGTCCATCGACCGCAAGATGGAGAAGCTGACGGCTCGCATCGACGCCCTGCACACCGAAATGGCTCAGCACGATCCTTCTGACGTGCCCGGTCTCACGGCCATGACCAAGGAAGTGGCTGACCTCGAGAAGCAGGTGTCAGATCACGAGCACCGCTGGATCGAACTTTCCGAGCTGATCGACGCTTAG
- the rsmA gene encoding 16S rRNA (adenine(1518)-N(6)/adenine(1519)-N(6))-dimethyltransferase RsmA yields MRPREVRLTPPRLLGPSDIRELAESCGIRPTKQRGQNFVTDANTVRRIVKTSGIDPEDVVVEIGPGLGSLTLGLLEVARHVTAVEIDDVLASQLPSTIATYAPDQVGNFELVVADAMKVTSLPGPEPTAMVANLPYNVSVPVLLTFFERFPSIQTGLVMVQAEVAHRLAAGPGSKTYGVPSVKSAWYAEMRLSGSVGRNVFWPMPNVESSLVAWKRRPEPGDEAHRLRTFAVIDAAFAQRRKTMRAALSVLAGSGAAAEDALVKAGISPQARGESLGIEEFARLGEFL; encoded by the coding sequence ATGCGCCCACGCGAGGTTCGACTGACACCGCCGCGGCTCCTCGGTCCGTCCGACATCCGAGAGCTGGCTGAATCCTGCGGGATTCGGCCCACCAAGCAGCGGGGGCAGAACTTTGTCACCGATGCCAACACCGTTCGTCGCATCGTCAAGACGTCCGGCATTGATCCTGAAGACGTAGTGGTCGAGATCGGTCCGGGCCTCGGTTCGTTGACGCTCGGACTGCTCGAGGTCGCGCGCCACGTCACAGCCGTCGAGATCGACGACGTCTTGGCTTCTCAGTTGCCGTCGACCATTGCGACGTACGCGCCCGATCAGGTCGGCAACTTCGAGCTGGTTGTCGCCGACGCCATGAAGGTCACTTCATTGCCCGGCCCTGAGCCGACCGCGATGGTGGCCAACCTTCCGTACAACGTCTCTGTGCCGGTGCTGCTGACCTTTTTCGAGCGCTTCCCGTCGATCCAGACGGGTCTGGTCATGGTGCAGGCAGAGGTCGCGCATCGTCTGGCCGCCGGCCCGGGGTCCAAGACGTACGGCGTGCCGTCGGTGAAGTCCGCTTGGTACGCCGAGATGCGCCTCTCGGGTTCCGTTGGCCGCAACGTCTTCTGGCCGATGCCAAACGTCGAGTCCTCGCTGGTCGCGTGGAAGCGTCGCCCGGAGCCTGGCGACGAAGCGCATCGCCTGCGTACGTTCGCCGTCATTGACGCCGCCTTCGCCCAGCGCCGCAAGACCATGCGCGCTGCTCTGTCAGTGCTCGCCGGTTCCGGTGCCGCTGCCGAGGACGCGCTTGTCAAGGCCGGCATCTCGCCCCAGGCTCGCGGCGAGTCGTTGGGCATCGAAGAGTTCGCCCGCCTCGGAGAGTTTCTCTAA
- a CDS encoding choice-of-anchor P family protein: MRLKLKMSAVASVVAVAALSVQGLSPAMAADPVPTATAAATPAVPEDVPGPPAEDTEGLVDVKIGDATVPVGFSLLEKYDVFQIARYDVSDSNYHYTGYLDQYDGQAVGVYIDANVADLLKITSRKIAGAEVPRSAGGNSNSHEVARFSLDGFFFAPGIELFNIESNAKSAPVDRFTNRPEAQAAVKISRLRAAGLVIEGIDVTARAGQNYYSGQTGDNTFSATTTMHVARLKSGTKEYQNYDVPPNTTYSIPGLGKVVLNEQKITELPGDRYAAKVNAVRITLSTASLGLPIGTNIYIGSAEAVVYE; the protein is encoded by the coding sequence ATGCGTCTCAAGCTCAAGATGTCGGCCGTTGCAAGCGTCGTGGCCGTGGCTGCGCTCTCGGTCCAAGGTCTGTCCCCGGCGATGGCTGCCGACCCAGTGCCCACCGCGACGGCTGCTGCGACTCCCGCCGTGCCGGAGGACGTCCCAGGTCCTCCAGCCGAAGACACCGAGGGCCTGGTCGACGTGAAGATCGGGGACGCGACTGTTCCGGTCGGGTTCTCGTTGCTCGAGAAGTACGACGTCTTCCAGATCGCCAGGTACGACGTCAGCGATTCGAATTACCACTACACGGGCTACCTCGACCAGTACGACGGACAGGCTGTCGGCGTGTACATCGACGCAAACGTCGCCGACCTGCTCAAGATCACGAGTCGCAAGATAGCCGGTGCTGAGGTGCCCAGGAGTGCAGGAGGGAACTCGAATTCGCACGAAGTGGCCCGGTTCAGCCTTGACGGGTTCTTCTTCGCGCCAGGCATTGAGCTCTTCAACATCGAGTCGAACGCAAAGAGCGCGCCTGTCGACCGCTTCACCAACCGGCCCGAGGCGCAGGCGGCCGTCAAGATCTCGAGGCTCAGGGCCGCGGGGCTGGTCATCGAGGGCATCGACGTGACCGCGCGCGCGGGGCAGAACTACTACTCGGGGCAGACCGGGGACAACACGTTCTCCGCCACGACGACGATGCACGTCGCGCGTCTGAAGTCCGGCACCAAGGAGTACCAGAACTACGACGTGCCGCCCAACACGACGTACTCCATCCCCGGGCTCGGCAAGGTCGTCCTCAATGAGCAGAAGATCACCGAGCTCCCCGGTGACCGGTATGCCGCCAAGGTGAACGCCGTTCGCATCACGCTCAGCACTGCAAGCCTCGGCCTGCCAATTGGCACCAACATCTACATCGGTTCCGCCGAGGCCGTCGTCTACGAGTAG
- the rsmI gene encoding 16S rRNA (cytidine(1402)-2'-O)-methyltransferase, whose amino-acid sequence MLILAATPIGQVADASSRLGEALATADVVAAEDTRRLKRLTSELGIEITGRVVSYFEGNEERRTPELAAMLRDGLTVVLVTDAGMPSVSDPGYRLVVAAIEADIAVTAIPGPSAVLTALAVSGLPVDRFCFEGFPPRKAGERTTAFTELISERRTMVFFESPHRTEATLRSMADVFGASRPAAVCRELTKTYEEVARGGLAELVEWAAGQEQGIRGEVTIVVGGAPADARTYTADDLKALVAERQAEGLSRKDAVEQVAGETGARKKDVYDAAHS is encoded by the coding sequence ATGCTGATCCTCGCCGCGACACCTATCGGCCAGGTTGCCGATGCGAGCAGCCGACTCGGTGAGGCGCTCGCGACTGCGGATGTCGTCGCGGCTGAGGACACGCGACGGCTCAAGCGACTGACCTCCGAACTTGGCATCGAGATCACCGGACGTGTCGTCTCGTACTTCGAAGGCAACGAGGAGCGTCGTACGCCGGAACTCGCGGCGATGCTGCGCGATGGCTTGACTGTGGTCTTGGTGACGGACGCGGGTATGCCCAGCGTGTCGGACCCCGGCTATCGACTCGTCGTCGCTGCGATCGAGGCTGACATCGCGGTGACCGCGATCCCCGGTCCGTCGGCAGTGCTGACTGCGCTCGCGGTCTCAGGGCTGCCTGTAGACCGGTTCTGTTTCGAGGGGTTCCCGCCGCGCAAGGCGGGGGAGCGCACGACTGCGTTCACCGAGCTCATCTCTGAGCGGCGCACGATGGTTTTCTTCGAATCGCCACACCGTACGGAGGCGACGCTGCGATCCATGGCGGATGTGTTCGGCGCCTCACGACCGGCGGCGGTATGCCGGGAGCTGACCAAGACGTACGAAGAGGTGGCTCGCGGTGGACTCGCGGAGCTCGTCGAATGGGCCGCTGGCCAGGAGCAAGGTATCCGTGGCGAGGTGACGATCGTGGTCGGTGGAGCGCCCGCTGACGCGCGTACGTACACCGCGGACGACCTCAAGGCGCTCGTCGCAGAACGTCAGGCCGAGGGGCTGTCGCGCAAGGATGCGGTCGAGCAGGTTGCCGGTGAGACGGGTGCGCGCAAGAAGGATGTCTACGACGCCGCGCACTCGTAA
- a CDS encoding TatD family hydrolase → MTWPETPERLPFPVVDNHCHMDMPPRDVDVLSVDEALDRAAAVNITRIVQVGCDLPGARWAVETAKAYDSVVAAVALHPNEAPRLAEAGKLEEALAEIDSLAGSGDYVRAIGETGLDYFRTGDEGKEAQHHSFREHIRMAKRHNKALMIHDRDAHADVLEVLDDEGIPDRTVMHCFSGDADFAMECVERGAFLSYAGTVTFKNAANLREALLVTPRDRILVETDAPFLTPSPHRGQPNASYLIPLTVRLMAETLGISADDLCRDISANTDRAYGGTWPERI, encoded by the coding sequence GTGACATGGCCTGAAACTCCCGAACGGTTGCCGTTCCCGGTGGTGGACAACCACTGCCACATGGACATGCCGCCCAGAGACGTCGACGTGCTCAGCGTCGACGAGGCGCTCGACCGCGCGGCCGCGGTCAACATCACGCGCATCGTCCAGGTTGGCTGCGATCTGCCCGGCGCGCGCTGGGCGGTCGAGACGGCGAAGGCCTACGACTCGGTGGTCGCCGCCGTCGCGCTGCACCCGAACGAGGCGCCTCGCCTCGCCGAGGCCGGCAAGCTCGAGGAAGCCCTGGCGGAGATCGACTCGCTGGCCGGATCTGGTGACTACGTACGCGCGATCGGCGAGACAGGACTCGACTACTTCCGTACCGGCGATGAAGGCAAGGAAGCGCAGCATCACTCGTTCCGCGAGCACATCCGGATGGCCAAGCGTCACAACAAGGCACTGATGATCCACGACCGCGACGCACACGCCGATGTCCTCGAGGTTCTCGACGACGAAGGGATCCCCGACCGTACGGTGATGCACTGCTTCTCTGGCGACGCAGATTTCGCCATGGAGTGCGTGGAACGAGGGGCGTTCCTGTCGTACGCAGGCACCGTCACGTTCAAGAACGCCGCCAATCTGCGCGAGGCGCTGTTGGTCACTCCGCGGGACCGAATCCTCGTGGAGACGGATGCGCCCTTCCTCACACCCTCGCCGCACCGCGGTCAGCCAAATGCGTCGTATCTGATTCCGCTCACCGTGCGATTAATGGCTGAAACCCTAGGGATTTCTGCCGACGACCTGTGTCGGGACATCAGCGCCAACACAGATCGTGCCTATGGCGGGACATGGCCAGAACGAATTTGA
- a CDS encoding 4-(cytidine 5'-diphospho)-2-C-methyl-D-erythritol kinase produces MNVATVRVPAKINLCLGVGPVREDGYHPLATVYQAVGLHDEVRATSRADDEINVVVNSELDVRSELATVPEDDNNLAVKAAKLLRDHTGFVGGVDLAIRKVIPVAGGMAGGSADAAASLVACNDAWGTGLGRADLEFLAAKLGSDVPFLLHGGNAVGGGRGETISPVLARGSYHWVFAIAAEGLSTAAVYAEFDRLNADGKVPEPKVPDALLAALRAGDADALGDALSNDLTEAALSLRPELQDTLEVGIEAGALGAILSGSGPTAMFLASDEQHSLDIAFALTSAAACADVVQSHGPVPGARLA; encoded by the coding sequence GTGAATGTCGCTACCGTCCGGGTCCCCGCCAAGATCAATCTGTGCCTGGGCGTCGGACCGGTTCGCGAAGACGGCTATCACCCGCTTGCCACGGTCTACCAAGCCGTGGGGCTCCACGACGAGGTACGTGCGACCAGCCGCGCGGACGACGAGATCAATGTCGTCGTCAACTCTGAGCTGGACGTACGGTCCGAGCTTGCCACCGTGCCCGAGGATGACAACAACCTTGCCGTGAAAGCAGCGAAGCTGCTGCGCGACCACACGGGCTTCGTCGGTGGTGTCGATCTCGCGATCCGCAAGGTCATCCCCGTCGCTGGCGGAATGGCTGGCGGCTCTGCCGACGCCGCTGCCTCGTTGGTCGCCTGCAATGACGCCTGGGGCACTGGGCTTGGCCGCGCCGATCTCGAATTTCTCGCCGCGAAGCTCGGCAGCGACGTGCCGTTCCTTCTGCACGGCGGCAATGCGGTTGGCGGCGGACGCGGCGAGACGATCAGCCCCGTACTTGCGCGCGGTTCGTACCACTGGGTGTTTGCGATCGCGGCCGAAGGATTGTCCACGGCCGCCGTGTACGCGGAGTTCGACCGGCTCAATGCCGATGGCAAGGTGCCCGAACCGAAGGTGCCGGACGCGCTGCTCGCTGCCCTGCGGGCCGGCGATGCAGATGCCCTCGGCGACGCACTCTCGAATGACCTCACCGAGGCGGCGCTGTCGCTTCGACCCGAGCTGCAGGACACCCTTGAGGTCGGCATCGAGGCGGGGGCACTTGGCGCCATACTCTCTGGTTCCGGGCCGACAGCGATGTTCCTTGCGTCAGATGAGCAGCACAGCCTCGACATCGCTTTCGCGCTGACCAGTGCTGCGGCCTGCGCCGATGTCGTTCAGTCGCACGGGCCTGTGCCCGGCGCCCGACTCGCCTAA
- a CDS encoding amidase family protein, producing the protein MNAADALVAGPTRQAELLAAGTLTSRQLTEAALAAIEGANPTINATVAVFADEALAAADAADARRAAGESGPFLGIPIAVKDDLDIAGKLTGKGSNAISTIADQDSDLVAALKAAGAVIVAKASLPELAIFGFTESDSLGITRNPHNNAHTPGGSSGGSAALVAAGVVGIATASDGAGSIRIPASSCGLVGFKPTHHTMPSSGGWHDLSTQGSVAARVADSALFLDTFGTFPSSLVAASAKDPEPLKIGLSYSAAAATKALPLDPRVRSVLEAAADTFRAAGHTVTEVKIPYNTDSKSLTVRYLAGIRDAADDTDNPSKLEKRTKGIARLGRPFGKKAVDWAIRKGEEWGGGVHDRLGVDVLLTPVMSGPAVPVENWKGKGPLRTVLAMNSFYPYTAQWNHAGIPAVSMPAGKTAEEGLPLAIQLIARRGDDARLMSLAGQYERASV; encoded by the coding sequence ATGAATGCTGCTGACGCTCTTGTAGCTGGACCGACTCGACAGGCCGAACTGCTGGCCGCGGGCACGCTGACGTCCCGCCAGCTCACGGAAGCTGCTCTCGCAGCCATCGAAGGTGCGAACCCGACGATCAACGCGACTGTTGCCGTGTTCGCTGACGAAGCTCTCGCCGCCGCGGATGCCGCCGACGCCAGGCGGGCGGCGGGGGAGTCGGGACCCTTCCTCGGCATCCCGATCGCCGTCAAGGACGATCTCGACATCGCCGGGAAGCTGACCGGTAAGGGCAGCAACGCGATCTCGACAATCGCGGACCAGGACAGCGATCTCGTGGCCGCACTCAAGGCCGCCGGTGCCGTCATCGTCGCGAAGGCGAGCCTGCCTGAACTCGCGATCTTCGGGTTCACCGAGTCGGACTCCCTCGGCATCACCCGCAATCCCCACAACAACGCGCATACGCCCGGTGGCTCGTCGGGTGGATCGGCTGCTTTGGTCGCCGCTGGTGTCGTCGGCATCGCCACAGCTTCGGACGGCGCGGGGTCGATCCGCATCCCGGCTTCGTCATGCGGACTCGTCGGTTTCAAACCGACCCATCACACGATGCCCAGCTCAGGTGGATGGCACGATTTGTCGACGCAGGGCAGCGTGGCTGCTCGTGTTGCCGACAGTGCTCTGTTTCTCGACACGTTCGGTACGTTCCCGAGCTCGCTCGTCGCTGCTTCAGCCAAGGATCCCGAGCCGCTCAAGATCGGCCTCTCCTACAGCGCTGCTGCTGCCACCAAGGCTCTGCCGCTCGATCCCCGCGTACGGTCCGTGCTCGAGGCTGCAGCCGATACGTTCCGGGCCGCCGGGCACACCGTGACTGAGGTGAAGATCCCGTACAACACTGACTCCAAGTCGCTGACGGTCCGCTACCTCGCCGGTATCCGCGACGCAGCCGATGACACCGACAACCCATCGAAGCTCGAAAAGCGAACGAAGGGCATCGCGCGTCTCGGCCGACCCTTCGGCAAGAAGGCCGTCGACTGGGCGATCCGCAAGGGCGAGGAGTGGGGCGGTGGCGTGCACGACAGGCTCGGCGTCGACGTGTTGCTGACCCCGGTGATGTCCGGGCCCGCGGTGCCAGTCGAGAACTGGAAGGGCAAAGGCCCGCTCCGTACGGTGCTGGCGATGAACTCGTTCTATCCCTACACAGCGCAGTGGAACCACGCTGGGATCCCTGCTGTCTCGATGCCTGCGGGCAAGACCGCTGAGGAAGGTTTGCCACTCGCGATCCAGCTGATCGCCCGCCGCGGCGATGACGCTCGATTGATGTCGCTCGCCGGCCAGTACGAGAGGGCGTCCGTTTGA
- the metG gene encoding methionine--tRNA ligase produces the protein MSDSTFYVTTPIYYVNDAPHIGHGYTTVMGDIITRWHRQRGENVWYLTGTDEHGQKVLRKAEDNGVSPQEWVDKLVEEEWKPLLKTLDIANDDFIRTTEKRHEDGSKAFWQDLFDRDAVYKGSFEGYYSVGAEEFIAEDDVVDGEDEDEGFKVSKIDGTRLEFQTEENYFFRLSDYQQKLLDFYEANPTFIQPESARNEAISFVSRGLRDLSISRSTFDWGIDVPWDDKHVMYVWIEALLNYATAVGYGTDEKRFDEVWPANIHLVGKDIARFHAVIWPAMLMAAGKPVPHQVFAHGWILVGGQKMSKSKANGIRPDEIVDTFGSDAYRYYFARALTFGSDGSISWEDMHARYHAELANGFGNLASRVAAMIGKYFDGVLPAAGATTPAEQKVIDLVASAVADADAAIDAVAPQDALTAVWRIVDELNGYITEQAPWKVAKDDPDSDRLATILTTAAEGLRVLAVVLNPVIPKASEVLWGSLGAESALGGLGDQRIDGIAAWGQLPTGTTITKPSSLFPRIEAASE, from the coding sequence GTGTCAGATTCCACGTTCTACGTCACCACCCCGATCTACTACGTCAACGATGCCCCGCACATCGGGCACGGCTACACGACGGTCATGGGTGACATCATCACGCGCTGGCACCGCCAGCGCGGCGAGAACGTCTGGTACCTGACCGGCACCGATGAGCACGGCCAGAAGGTCCTCCGCAAGGCCGAGGACAACGGCGTCAGCCCGCAGGAGTGGGTCGACAAGCTCGTCGAAGAAGAGTGGAAGCCGCTGCTCAAGACGCTCGACATCGCCAACGACGACTTCATCCGTACGACGGAGAAGCGCCACGAGGACGGCTCGAAGGCGTTCTGGCAGGACCTGTTTGACCGCGATGCTGTCTACAAGGGCAGTTTCGAGGGCTACTACAGCGTCGGCGCGGAGGAGTTCATCGCTGAGGACGACGTCGTTGACGGCGAAGACGAAGACGAGGGTTTCAAGGTCTCCAAGATCGACGGCACTCGACTCGAGTTCCAGACCGAGGAGAACTACTTCTTCCGCCTCAGCGACTACCAGCAGAAGCTGCTCGACTTCTACGAAGCGAACCCGACGTTCATCCAGCCGGAGTCGGCGCGCAACGAGGCGATCTCCTTCGTCTCGCGCGGACTGCGTGACCTCTCGATCTCGCGCTCGACGTTCGACTGGGGCATCGACGTGCCATGGGACGACAAGCACGTCATGTACGTGTGGATCGAAGCGCTCCTCAACTACGCGACGGCGGTCGGCTACGGCACGGACGAGAAGCGTTTCGACGAGGTCTGGCCTGCCAACATCCACCTGGTCGGCAAGGACATCGCCCGATTCCACGCCGTCATCTGGCCCGCCATGTTGATGGCCGCTGGCAAGCCTGTGCCGCACCAGGTCTTCGCGCACGGCTGGATCTTGGTCGGCGGTCAGAAAATGTCCAAGTCCAAGGCCAATGGCATACGTCCCGACGAAATCGTCGACACCTTCGGTTCCGACGCGTACCGCTACTACTTCGCGCGTGCGCTGACCTTCGGTAGCGACGGCTCGATCTCGTGGGAAGACATGCACGCTCGCTATCACGCCGAGCTTGCCAATGGCTTCGGCAATCTTGCGTCGCGAGTTGCCGCGATGATCGGCAAGTACTTCGACGGCGTTCTGCCCGCTGCTGGCGCGACCACGCCTGCAGAACAGAAGGTGATCGACCTCGTTGCCTCTGCGGTGGCTGATGCCGACGCGGCGATCGACGCAGTTGCGCCGCAGGATGCTCTGACCGCCGTTTGGCGCATCGTGGATGAGCTCAACGGCTACATCACCGAGCAGGCTCCGTGGAAGGTTGCCAAGGATGATCCTGACTCGGATCGCCTTGCAACGATTCTGACGACGGCCGCTGAGGGACTCCGCGTGCTCGCGGTCGTACTGAACCCGGTCATCCCGAAGGCTTCCGAAGTGCTGTGGGGTTCGCTTGGTGCAGAGTCGGCGCTCGGTGGGCTGGGCGACCAGCGGATCGATGGCATTGCCGCCTGGGGTCAGCTCCCGACCGGCACGACGATCACCAAGCCGTCTTCGCTCTTCCCGCGTATCGAGGCCGCATCAGAGTGA
- a CDS encoding ubiquitin-like domain-containing protein, whose translation MIALNLAIVLLVAGGTAAYGAFSKTITVTIDGQKDTIRTFGDTVSDVLAAKDITINDGDKLSPSPATAVDDGDSIDISYAKPVTLAVDGTVTKHTVFDRTVGEALDEFGVKPAADAYVSDKRSAPLSRKGSEIVISTEKTLTVVADGKSKKVTTEAPTVAKVLEAANVALDKDDEVKPGKAAFVKPDQKLKVVRIEKVTKTEVVRVKFPVEVRKDSEAMVGEVSVVKAGKKGKSREKVTLVMADGKLRDRIVLTSEVLVKPVGQVESHGTSTTPPDSVWDKIAQCESGGNWHINTGNGYYGGLQFSAATWRSVGGPGLPHQNSREVQIKYAKILQARSGWGQWGCAHARFD comes from the coding sequence GTGATCGCTCTCAACCTCGCGATCGTCCTGCTCGTCGCAGGCGGCACCGCTGCGTACGGCGCCTTCAGCAAGACCATCACCGTCACGATCGACGGCCAGAAGGACACGATCCGTACGTTCGGCGACACCGTCTCTGACGTCCTGGCCGCCAAGGACATCACGATCAACGATGGCGACAAGCTCAGCCCGTCACCGGCCACGGCCGTCGACGACGGCGATTCGATCGACATCTCGTACGCGAAGCCCGTCACCCTCGCAGTCGACGGCACGGTCACGAAGCACACGGTCTTCGATCGCACGGTCGGCGAAGCGCTCGATGAGTTTGGCGTGAAGCCGGCCGCCGACGCCTACGTTTCTGACAAGCGCTCGGCTCCGCTGTCGCGCAAGGGCTCTGAGATCGTCATCAGCACTGAGAAGACTCTGACCGTCGTTGCTGACGGCAAGTCCAAGAAGGTGACGACCGAAGCGCCGACCGTCGCCAAGGTGCTCGAAGCCGCCAACGTTGCGCTCGACAAGGACGATGAGGTCAAGCCGGGCAAGGCTGCCTTCGTGAAGCCGGACCAGAAGCTCAAGGTCGTTCGCATCGAGAAGGTCACCAAGACCGAAGTCGTACGCGTGAAGTTCCCCGTTGAGGTTCGCAAGGACTCGGAGGCGATGGTAGGCGAGGTCTCCGTCGTCAAGGCCGGCAAGAAGGGCAAGAGCCGCGAGAAGGTCACCCTCGTCATGGCCGACGGCAAGCTCCGCGACCGCATCGTGCTGACCAGCGAAGTGCTGGTGAAGCCTGTCGGTCAGGTCGAGTCGCACGGCACCAGCACCACCCCGCCCGACAGCGTCTGGGACAAGATCGCCCAGTGCGAGTCCGGCGGCAACTGGCACATCAACACCGGCAACGGCTACTACGGCGGTCTGCAGTTCAGTGCCGCGACGTGGCGCAGTGTCGGCGGACCCGGACTGCCTCACCAGAACAGCCGTGAGGTCCAGATCAAGTACGCCAAGATCCTCCAGGCCCGCTCGGGCTGGGGCCAATGGGGATGCGCCCACGCGAGGTTCGACTGA